One window of Candidatus Nitrospira kreftii genomic DNA carries:
- a CDS encoding hypothetical protein (conserved protein of unknown function) translates to MQNTVSKSQVMADHTVTVSRLEEVVSTSDEFDRVVSQALPVLLDRATGYTKRFLRETGQWNDDIEHEKFALRWGSEYLERFLVCGRSEVPCRPLFLFDSLVAKQHSKPEPFCYHPDLLRPLGRFLDGLVARAVVSRDALIALYRHSYGWGAGEVIAVTGLNGLESQRIYKNFRRWRESGWQRTMDEIGITKTELAELANQQQRHRQRFNGEAERLIRVAQAHYRKSEPDHYPCLSGAQWREMFTQGYGCDYRIWHLALCLDCMQTAWGLSSNGSLSEEKPRLELLVRP, encoded by the coding sequence ATGCAGAATACAGTCAGCAAGAGCCAGGTGATGGCTGATCACACGGTCACGGTGAGTCGCCTTGAAGAGGTTGTCTCGACGTCGGATGAGTTTGATCGAGTCGTCTCGCAGGCCTTGCCGGTATTATTGGACCGAGCCACGGGCTATACCAAGCGGTTTCTACGGGAAACCGGCCAGTGGAATGACGATATCGAGCATGAGAAATTTGCCCTCCGTTGGGGCTCCGAATATCTTGAGCGGTTCCTGGTTTGTGGACGCAGCGAAGTTCCTTGTCGGCCATTGTTTTTGTTCGACTCATTGGTCGCCAAGCAGCACAGTAAGCCGGAACCGTTTTGTTATCACCCGGACCTCCTGAGACCGCTGGGGAGATTTCTGGATGGGCTTGTTGCAAGAGCGGTGGTCAGCCGAGATGCGCTGATTGCGTTGTATCGCCACTCTTATGGATGGGGTGCCGGGGAAGTGATTGCGGTGACCGGTCTCAATGGGCTGGAAAGCCAGCGCATCTACAAGAATTTTCGGCGATGGCGTGAGAGCGGATGGCAACGAACCATGGATGAGATCGGTATCACGAAAACTGAGCTGGCGGAATTGGCCAACCAACAACAACGTCATCGTCAGCGATTCAATGGCGAAGCAGAACGCCTGATCAGGGTTGCCCAAGCACATTACCGAAAAAGTGAACCGGATCATTATCCCTGTCTTTCGGGTGCACAATGGAGAGAAATGTTCACCCAGGGCTACGGGTGCGATTACCGAATTTGGCACCTCGCCTTGTGTCTAGATTGTATGCAAACCGCCTGGGGATTGAGTTCCAATGGGTCGTTGTCTGAAGAAAAGCCACGTTTGGAATTGTTAGTACGGCCCTAG
- a CDS encoding hypothetical protein (conserved protein of unknown function), whose amino-acid sequence MGYEEDLEGYRSQLLQSLSRPPSRSVSVFDPIQVYVNERRVGELEGAGMDATLHVQSLDHIETIQLRTEDGTLLGGLVAPEYGYRTSRIQLLSEAVELCVHNTAQGGSLNAVFVPKLSFWNRAGKIFTDLADRLAIRRPDAAIAHSMRTVAFTQALVAFMVVGLVLDRVATWMGPEQMVTPGQQPEAIRTVSVTEIEKLEQQLGALARTQEKVGEALQSQQSSMAQLHQTMAKLSLSQESVVSRVVMVKEETEKRQESPEPETGRRTPPPASRGVVDQEQLEVAIRSLNEDNAKLAREVAGLEEQNQTLMAKLHTASVNASKAVDPNPERLLANQAEVARTTQSLQVTESQQNSQMQPFLFWVTFSEGTSQERIDQWVHEKKGHKGVINEGWQEVRIVPPAVPPDLFLEQIRGEKIVKAARIRE is encoded by the coding sequence ATGGGTTACGAAGAGGATTTGGAAGGTTATCGATCGCAACTCCTTCAATCATTGAGCCGCCCACCCAGCCGCTCGGTCTCTGTATTCGATCCGATACAGGTTTATGTGAATGAGCGGCGTGTCGGCGAGCTTGAGGGCGCCGGGATGGATGCGACGTTGCATGTCCAGAGTCTCGATCACATCGAGACGATACAACTCCGAACAGAAGACGGAACTCTCCTAGGCGGGTTAGTGGCACCTGAATATGGGTATCGGACGAGCCGCATTCAGCTTTTGTCTGAGGCGGTCGAGCTGTGCGTCCACAATACTGCGCAAGGCGGATCGCTCAACGCAGTATTCGTTCCTAAACTGAGTTTTTGGAATCGGGCAGGAAAAATTTTTACTGACCTAGCCGACAGGCTAGCGATTCGGCGTCCTGACGCAGCGATTGCTCACAGTATGCGAACCGTCGCCTTCACGCAAGCCTTGGTGGCGTTCATGGTGGTTGGACTGGTGCTTGATCGCGTGGCGACCTGGATGGGCCCGGAACAAATGGTGACTCCTGGTCAACAACCAGAAGCGATCCGGACTGTCTCGGTTACTGAAATTGAAAAGCTGGAGCAGCAGTTGGGTGCACTTGCGCGGACGCAGGAGAAGGTTGGAGAAGCCCTACAGTCTCAACAGAGTAGTATGGCACAACTCCACCAAACCATGGCTAAACTGTCGTTGAGCCAAGAGTCTGTGGTGTCCAGGGTCGTTATGGTCAAGGAAGAGACGGAAAAACGTCAGGAAAGCCCTGAACCTGAGACGGGTCGCAGGACTCCCCCTCCTGCCAGCAGGGGAGTGGTGGATCAAGAGCAGCTTGAAGTGGCGATCAGAAGCCTCAACGAAGACAATGCCAAGTTAGCGAGAGAGGTGGCCGGTCTGGAAGAGCAAAATCAGACTCTGATGGCGAAGCTTCACACGGCTAGCGTGAATGCATCGAAGGCTGTTGATCCGAATCCGGAACGCTTGTTAGCGAATCAGGCCGAGGTTGCGAGAACAACTCAGTCATTACAGGTGACAGAGAGTCAACAGAACTCTCAGATGCAGCCGTTCCTCTTCTGGGTTACCTTCAGTGAAGGAACAAGTCAGGAGCGTATCGACCAGTGGGTCCATGAAAAGAAGGGTCATAAAGGAGTGATAAACGAAGGTTGGCAGGAAGTACGGATTGTTCCCCCGGCAGTCCCTCCTGATCTATTTCTGGAGCAAATCAGAGGAGAGAAAATCGTAAAGGCCGCGAGGATCCGCGAGTAA
- a CDS encoding Glycosyl transferase, which translates to MRIAQVAPLWESVPPKLYGGTERIVSYITEELVALGHDVTLFASGDSETAARLEAICPQALRLNTGLFNRDAPLMMLQERGLGSATDFDIIHSHLDFNGFPLARRNPVPVVTTLHGRLDLPELEPVYREFSEMPLVSISDSQRRPLPWASWAGTVYHGLPRNLYTFHPQSQGYLAFVGRTAPEKRPDHAIEIAKRAGLPLRIAAKVDRADRTYFEAEIEPLLDHPLIEFVGEISDGEKDEFIGNAMAVVCPYDWPEPFGLVLIEAFACGTPVLAYRRGSIPEIVDHGVTGFICETVDEMVDAVGQVSLIDRKQCRATFDERFTADRMARDYVALYERLLLEDGAVQAAQSMAFEPSNNGGFKTEPHKAFGRGRHV; encoded by the coding sequence ATGAGAATCGCACAAGTGGCTCCACTGTGGGAAAGCGTTCCGCCGAAACTCTATGGTGGAACCGAGCGAATCGTTTCGTACATTACGGAAGAATTGGTCGCCTTAGGACATGATGTGACGTTGTTTGCCAGTGGCGACTCAGAAACGGCTGCGCGGCTGGAAGCGATCTGTCCACAGGCTCTCCGGTTGAATACCGGTCTCTTCAACCGCGATGCTCCTCTGATGATGCTGCAGGAACGAGGCCTTGGATCGGCAACCGATTTCGATATTATTCACTCGCACTTGGATTTCAACGGATTTCCGTTGGCACGGAGAAATCCTGTTCCCGTCGTGACGACGCTGCATGGCCGTTTGGATCTTCCGGAGCTTGAGCCGGTTTACCGCGAATTTTCTGAAATGCCGTTGGTCTCCATATCCGACTCCCAACGCCGGCCGCTGCCCTGGGCGAGTTGGGCTGGCACTGTGTATCACGGACTCCCGCGCAACCTGTATACGTTTCATCCGCAGTCTCAAGGGTATCTGGCATTTGTGGGGCGGACCGCTCCCGAAAAACGTCCAGACCATGCGATCGAAATCGCCAAACGGGCTGGGCTTCCCCTTCGCATAGCGGCAAAGGTGGATCGTGCGGATCGGACATACTTTGAAGCTGAAATCGAGCCGTTACTCGACCACCCTTTGATTGAGTTCGTTGGGGAGATCTCCGATGGCGAAAAAGACGAGTTCATCGGCAATGCTATGGCAGTAGTGTGTCCCTATGACTGGCCGGAACCCTTCGGGCTGGTGCTGATTGAAGCGTTTGCTTGCGGAACACCGGTTTTGGCATATCGACGTGGTTCAATCCCAGAAATCGTCGATCATGGGGTCACAGGCTTTATTTGCGAAACTGTTGACGAGATGGTGGATGCGGTGGGCCAGGTTTCCCTTATCGATCGCAAGCAGTGTCGGGCTACATTTGATGAGCGATTTACAGCAGATCGGATGGCCCGTGACTATGTGGCGCTGTATGAACGTCTGCTGCTCGAAGATGGAGCCGTGCAAGCCGCACAAAGCATGGCCTTCGAGCCGTCCAACAATGGGGGTTTCAAGACCGAACCACACAAAGCTTTTGGACGAGGCCGACATGTCTGA